From one Eptesicus fuscus isolate TK198812 chromosome 21, DD_ASM_mEF_20220401, whole genome shotgun sequence genomic stretch:
- the RGS9BP gene encoding regulator of G-protein signaling 9-binding protein, with the protein MAREECKALLDALNKATACYHHLVLTIGGSADSQNLREELQKTRQKAQELAVATGAPLTTALRDKGMGAEERTEFERLWVAFSGCLDLLEADMRRALALGTAFPLHAPRRPLVRTGVAGGAAGVAARALSARTLRHEARRNFDVDDLRELERDILQVGEMIYDLETKVNVPRWTVQARQAAGAELLISAGASSAGFVSVEERTGPCDPSKALAATVFSAVLLAAVALAVCVAKLS; encoded by the coding sequence ATGGCGAGGGAGGAGTGCAAGGCGCTGCTGGACGCGCTCAACAAGGCGACCGCATGCTACCACCACCTGGTGCTCACTATCGGAGGCTCGGCAGACTCGCAGAACCTTCGCGAGGAGCTGCAGAAGACGCGCCAGAAGGCGCAGGAGCTGGCGGTGGCTACCGGTGCGCCGCTGACGACCGCGCTGCGAGACAAGGGCATGGGCGCCGAGGAACGCACCGAGTTCGAACGCCTCTGGGTAGCCTTCTCCGGCTGCCTGGACCTGCTGGAAGCGGACATGCGGCGCGCGCTGGCGCTGGGCACCGCGTTCCCTCTGCACGCGCCGCGACGGCCGCTGGTGCGCACGGGGGTGGCGGGCGGTGCGGCAGGCGTAGCGGCCCGCGCCCTGAGCGCCCGCACCCTGCGGCACGAGGCACGGCGCAACTTCGACGTAGACGACCTGCGCGAGCTGGAGCGGGATATCCTTCAGGTGGGCGAGATGATCTACGACCTGGAGACGAAGGTCAACGTGCCCCGCTGGACGGTGCAAGCCCGGCAGGCGGCGGGCGCCGAGCTCCTGATCAGCGCTGGAGCCTCCTCGGCGGGCTTTGTGTCCGTAGAAGAGCGCACCGGGCCCTGCGACCCGAGCAAGGCCCTGGCTGCCACTGTGTTCAGCGCCGTGCTGCTGGCGGCTGTGGCCCTGGCGGTGTGCGTGGCAAAGCTGAGCTGA